gtttgtttCAGTGAAATTGTCTATAGTGAGCatttgtgttagtgagcttgtctgtagtgagcatgtgtgtgtcattgagcttgtctgaagtgagtttgagtgtgtcagtgagcttggctgtagtgagcttgtgtgtttagtagtgagcttgtctgtagtgagcatgtgtgtgagtgagctagtctatagtgagcatgtgggttagtgagcatgtctgtaatgagcttgtctgtagtgagcttgtgtgtgtattagtgagcgtgtgtcagtgagaatgtttgtgtcagtgagcttgtctgtagtgagcgtgtgtatatatatactcagATCTCTGGGCCCCTGCTGCTTTATCATATGAAGAGGGGTCCCAGAGATCTGGGACTACATCCCTCCCCAAagcccacaaacacacatacactacatccagtacacaccactataaaacacacatacactacatccagtacacactactacaaacacacatactctacatccagtacacaccactacaaacacacatccAGTACACACCactacaaacactcatacacacattgcatgcagtatacaaatacactgcatccagtacacaaacacacatactacatccacttcacaaacacacacactgcatccactacacaaacacacatccactacatccactacacagacacacacatactgcttccactacacaaacacacatatactgcatccagtacacaccagtatataaacacacacacagtatataaagagcaattggataaatacttccaaaaacataacatacagggatatcatttctaattaatggggtaatagctgctttatccaaggagatatctgattgCCATTTTGGTATCAATAAGGaattctttcctagtttgttgcaaaattggaagcgctttaaacatatgtgaggaaggccgaacttgatacacacacacacacacactctgcatccactacacaagcacacacactgctagcactacacacacttcatccagttcaCAAGCACaggcactgcattcactacacaaacactgcatccactacacaaacacacacactgcatccagtacacagatactcactgcattcactacacagacatacactgcattcactacacatactgcatccactacagaaacactgacactgcatccactacacaaacacagacactgcatccactacacacacactgcattcactacacaaacacagatactgctagcactacacacactgcatccagtacacaaacacaaatactgcatccactgcacagtCCGCATACAATACACAAGCTCAGACAGTTCATTAATTACACACTGCATAAATTAATGGATTTAAGTGTGTTTTGAAGAGTGTGGATTTTTATGagggggggcagcatttcatctatggacccaggcagcacaatgcctCGGGCCAGCCCTGGCCCTGAAGACACATGTCCACTggatggccctaagtgcatgggccatttGATGGGCCCCGGTGTAACAGCAACACCAGCACTGTCTGTATTTCCACCATTGTGCCTTGCttattacaggcaagacaccttttcacggaaactggaaaaccttttcaggAGATGCACGATAATTTTTCATGGTGTTTAGAAGGGGCTGTGGTGAAGTGTGTGCATATAGGAGTCTGTTTATGGTTTActattgcctcgtttccactgagcggatcggttcaggtcggttcggtacggtacgctattttgagtgtttccattatgaaagtggcccatacaaccgaaccaaaccgcaccattcATGGTCCCCCtttagatgtagggccataggaaatggtacggtacggttagggcggagctactggcgtcacacaATACATTCCACTGATTGGCGGATAGaaaaacgtcaatgctcacgtCAAAGGCAAGCGCGAAATAAACACCACGTCGCCGTTTAGTCCAGATAATAGGAGAAGGATGCCTGCAAACAACAGCAAGCTCTGGTCGGCTCAGGAACTATCCACTTTCCTAACTATAATTGGCGATAGCGTTATTCAGAGTGAGCTTGATGGATCAGTGAGAAATGAAAAGGTGTATAAAGATATTTCTCAGCGGATGGCTGCTGAGGGATTTGAACGGACATCGGGTCAGTGTAGGGCAAAGCTTAAAAAGCTGAAaggccaatataaaaaaattaaggatGCCAACAGCCGTAGTGGAAACAGTCGAAGTAGTTGGAAGTGGTACGACGCCATGGACGCCATTTACGGTCATAGGCCGGCAAACCAAGGCAGGGAGGGCGGTCTGGACTCTGCATCTACACTTCTCGAATCCATGATAGAACCCATtggtaagatttatttttttcttaatttgcatTGGCTTTCGCTCTGCTAACCATTTATAGATTCACTGAACAAAACCATTAACTATTTGcaccaaaaaacacattttatttgtacagtGTACTGAACTATTGATCTGTGCATTTTCAGATACAGTTGAAGGACTCTCCAATGATACCTCAAGCTTTTCATATGTTTCTGACGATGGTCCATCAACGTCGTTCAGCAGCACCAGTACGATTACGTCAACACCGACCCAACCACAGACCCAACCGCAGAGTATGCCCAATGCACCCCGGCACACTGGTAAGACATGCTGTTCAGAGTGAACATTGTAATTGTGCATTTTCCTAACTTTTAATTTACAGCAAACTGTGAACTCACTCAAAATGCTTCTATATGTAGtttgtttgcataattaaatccatAATCATAATTGTACATTGTCTGTATATACTGCTATTTAAATTCCATTGTATTTTGAGCTTATCTTAAGTATATTGTGTTTAGGGTGTTTATTGTACTTTGTGCTTATACTGTTCTTATGTGTTACATATTTTCCTTATTTACATTATGTTAAATGATAAATATCCACCTGTTTTTTGTaccaattgctaaaaaaaaaaaaagcactattaTGGTCTTTTGTTTATTCCAGGTGATAGGAGACGGTTTCAGCTGGATTtgcacacagtcatggaggatatGCGGGCAGCAGAGGAAAGGCAGCAGGAAAGGATGGAGAACCTTTCTGAGCGGCGCTTTCAGGCACTGCGTCAAGATGCCCAGGAAGCGAGGCGCCAGGAGGCAGAAATCGCCCGGCAGCAGATGGAGCAGTTGGCTAACTTCAACCAGGCCTTCCTTGGTGTCCTTGGGCAGCTTGTTCAAGTGCTGGGAGGCAGTCGTGATCCCAGGTCACCGCCCAGGCAGTAGTTCGTTTCCACTAGCACATGACCTGTacacttctttattttatttttttgataattacatttatttttgctttttgtaaataatgtttatttgtaaatatatttttttactctgtacttgtgagtatattttgaaagatcatttttttattagaataaaaaacaggagagactttttgtgtgtgtctgattaaatttaaaactttattaaaaatttctaaaatgtaataaaactgtAATAAAACGTTAATAAAACCAGGGTAAGAAATTAAAGGTTGAGGTGCCGCATGAGAGCCTGACGTATTTCACTGCACTCTTCTTCGCTATCCAGTGTAATTACCCGTCCTGGCTCTTCTGCAGACGTATTCCAATCCTGGTGGAAGTCTTCTCCATGTCTTTCACAAAGATTGTGAAGAGCACAGCAAGTAAGCACCATGGATTTGACAAGTGCAATGTCACTGTCATTCCTCTTCATAAGACAACGCCACCTACCCTTAAGTCTTCCGAATGCATTTTCAACTACTACACGAGCCCTGGATGTTTTCTTGTTGTAGGTTTGTTGTTCTAGTGTCAGGCGGCCATTGTCAGGAAATGGTTTCAGGAGCCAATTTTGTAAAGGGTAGGCAGAGTCCCCGAGCACATAATAGCCAACATTCACCCCCCCAATGTTCTTAGTGCAAACAGGATACAGGCCTCCCTGGCCAACCCAATCCCAAAATGTGGACAGTCGTAGAACCCGAGCATCGTGCAAGCTCCCAGGCTTTCCTACGTTCACACTCCAGAATAGTCCTTTTCCATCCACTACTCCTTGGAGGATGATGGAATGCCACCCTTTTCTGTTGAAGTAGTCAGTGTGGTATTCTTGTGGTGCTATTATTGGTATGTGTGACCCATCAATAGCACCAACACACTGTGGAAGGCCCCACCTGTTCTCAAAGTAGTCAGCCATGTCTTTAAGCTTTTGCCAGTCCGGAAAATGAATAATTTCAGGAGCTAGCAATGTGCATACAGCTTTACAAAAGTCCTGCACACACCGGCACACTGATGATTTACTGACACCAAAAAGATGACCTATacttctgtattcactgttggtaGCCAGCTTCCACAGTGCAATGGCAACTCTTTTCCTCACAGGCACACAAGCTCTGAAGTTGGTGGTTTGCTTCTCCATCGCTGGACCTAGCTTTGCACAAAGGTATAAAAATGTTTCCTCCGACATTCTGAAATTGtgcacccactgtgtgtgtgtgaatccaggGACGGTCACATCCCACCACTCATTGGCGCGGCGGAGAGCCCAAATGACTGGTCGGCGGCGCTGTTTTGACAAAAGGAGAAGcgtctaaaaaaataaacaaacaaaaaaggacaGATGTTACTATATCACTATTAATAGCATCATGTATAAAAGCGATCAACAAAAATAACATAAGGAGTATTTATGTATAAGGTGTAATTCTTGATTTTTACAAATGTGTGCAACATGATGTTGTTAAATACATAATGTATTTCCTTCCCATCTTGTATTCGATTTTTAACATATtcagtattatttttaatttttaatacgtGTAGAACTACATGACAAATGGCATAAAGTTGCTTACCCTATAGCGCTGCCGTCTTTGTCTTTGCCGCACAAAGGTGTACTTCTCCTCCCGGCTCAAGACCCAAGCCAtaagttttcttctcttttctgctgTGTTTCTCTTCGCCGCTCGCAACCTTCTCTCATAAAGTGCGGCATGTACTTTGATTTCAAAGAACCAAAAGCCAAATAGAGcaaagacgagctgctgga
The DNA window shown above is from Pelobates fuscus isolate aPelFus1 chromosome 10, aPelFus1.pri, whole genome shotgun sequence and carries:
- the LOC134574763 gene encoding uncharacterized protein LOC134574763, translating into MSEETFLYLCAKLGPAMEKQTTNFRACVPVRKRVAIALWKLATNSEYRSIGHLFGVSKSSVCRCVQDFCKAVCTLLAPEIIHFPDWQKLKDMADYFENRWGLPQCVGAIDGSHIPIIAPQEYHTDYFNRKGWHSIILQGVVDGKGLFWSVNVGKPGSLHDARVLRLSTFWDWVGQGGLYPVCTKNIGGVNVGYYVLGDSAYPLQNWLLKPFPDNGRLTLEQQTYNKKTSRARVVVENAFGRLKGRWRCLMKRNDSDIALVKSMVLTCCALHNLCERHGEDFHQDWNTSAEEPGRVITLDSEEECSEIRQALMRHLNL